One Nicotiana sylvestris chromosome 12, ASM39365v2, whole genome shotgun sequence genomic window carries:
- the LOC104244215 gene encoding phosphatidylinositol 4-phosphate 5-kinase 9-like: MSGLVAIVDNIGKTLSLSDRTKSLDALLINDNNRSSKWTNGDVCHTSESTSFRVRDIFLPNGESYSGSLLGNIPEGSGKYIWSDGCRYEGEWRHGMRHGHGKLEWPTSAVYDGQFSGGYMHGEGTYIAPDKVTYRGRWRLNLKHGLGYQVYPNGDIFEGSWIQGTPEGPGKYTWANGNVYSGNMKGGNFSGKGTLTWMSGDSYEGSWLNGTMHGVGAYTWSDGSCYIGTWTHGIKDGKGTFYPSGSRLTAGQELYLNALRKRGLLPDLKKQKRVSHISHASSVDMGNVKVSGNHSYNRLSKGNILRHEQSQPSNVSLERRWSLEVAIEKVIGNDIDGVDIGNNMNSPILEREYMQGVLISEVVLNDRFSPQSRRAAKRRQRKIARESKRPGEAIIKGHRRYDVMLSLQLGIRYSVGKITPVQRREVGASDFGACSSFWMYFPKEGSQLTPSHQSEDFKWKDYCPVVFRNLREMFKIDTADYMMSICGNAALRELSSPGKSGSVFFLSQDDRFMIKTLRKSEVKVLLRMLPDYHRHVKAYENTLITKFFGLHRIKPSSGQKFCFVVMGNMFCTELRIHRRFDLKGSSLGRSADKVEIDENTILKDLDLNYCFYLEPSWQEALLKQIEIDSKFLEEQHIMDYSLLLGVHYRAPQHLRSPISCSGRTTAEGLGNVAEDESLEDEISPQGLVLVPRGADDNSVAVGPHVRGSRLRAASATGDEEVDLLLPGTARLQIQLGVNMPARAEYIPRKDEARMFLKVYDVVLYLGIIDILQEYNLRKKIEHAYKSIQFDSMSISAVEPTFYSQRFLQFIRKVFPAKSVVN, from the exons ATGTCTGGTCTTGTGGCCATTGTTGATAATATTGGAAAAACACTTTCTTTGTCAGATAGGACAAAGTCGCTGGACGCCCTGTTAATTAATGACAATAACCGCTCTAGCAAATGGACAAATGGTGATGTCTGTCATACTtctgaaagcaccagctttagaGTTAGGGATATCTTCTTACCAAATGGGGAATCATATTCTGGATCCCTGCTTGGAAACATACCTGAGGGTTCAGGAAAGTATATCTGGTCAGATGGTTGTCGGTACGAGGGTGAGTGGAGACATGGGATGAGGCATGGACATGGGAAACTAGAATGGCCTACTTCTGCTGTCTATGATGGTCAATTTTCAGGTGGTTATATGCATGGTGAGGGGACATATATTGCACCTGATAAAGTGACATATAGGGGACGCTGGCGGTTGAACCTCAAACATGGTCTAGGGTATCAAGTGTATCCCAACGGAGATATTTTTGAAGGATCCTGGATCCAAGGAACCCCTGAAGGACCTGGTAAGTATACATGGGCGAATGGGAATGTCTACTCGGGCAATATGAAGGGAGGGAACTTTTCTGGAAAAGGAACTCTCACTTGGATGAGTGGAGATTCATATGAAGGAAGCTGGTTAAATGGTACAATGCATGGTGTTGGTGCATATACATGGAGTGATGGTAGCTGTTATATTGGAACGTGGACACATGGAATAAAAGATGGAAAAGGAACATTTTATCCTAGTGGTAGCAGACTTACAGCTGGTCAGGAATTGTACCTCAATGCTTTGAGAAAACGAGGATTACTTCCAGATTTGAAAAAACAAAAACGAGTCTCACATATTTCTCACGCCTCTTCAGTAGATATGGGAAATGTCAAAGTAAGTGGAAACCATTCATACAATAGGCTCTCTAAGGGGAACATATTAAGGCATGAGCAGTCACAGCCCAGTAATGTTTCTCTGGAAAGACGATGGAGTCTTGAAGTAGCTATTGAGAAGGTAATTGGAAATGATATAGATGGTGTTGACATTGGGAACAATATGAATTCTCCAATTTTGGAAAGAGAATACATGCAAGGTGTACTAATAAGTGAGGTTGTCCTAAATGATCGATTCTCACCACAATCTAGAAGAGCAGCAAAAAGGAGACAAAGAAAAATTGCAAGGGAATCAAAGAGGCCAGGTGAAGCAATTATTAAGGGTCATAGGCGTTATGATGTAATGCTTAGTTTGCAGCTTGGGATCAG ATACTCTGTGGGGAAAATTACACCGGTACAAAGACGAGAAGTTGGAGCCTCTGATTTTGGTGCCTGTTCGAGCTTTTGGATGTATTTTCCTAAAGAAGGATCTCAACTGACACCTTCTCATCAATCAGAAGATTTCAAGTGGAAAGATTATTGTCCAGTGGTTTTCAG GAATCTGAGGGAAATGTTTAAAATTGATACTGCTGACTACATGATGTCCATCTGTGGAAATGCTGCACTTAGAGAACTTTCTTCTCCTGGGAAAAGTGGCAGTGTGTTTTTCCTGTCTCAAGATGATCGTTTCATGATTAAGACATTACGGAAGTCAGAAGTTAAG GTTTTGCTGCGGATGCTTCCAGATTATCATCGTCATGTCAAAGCCTATGAGAATACTCTCATCACCAAATTTTTTGGCCTTCACAGGATAAAGCCTTCAAGTGGACAAAAG TTCTGCTTTGTAGTAATGGGAAATATGTTCTGCACAGAGTTAAGAATCCACCGACGATTTGATCTTAAAGGTTCTTCACTTGGACGATCTGCAGACAAGGTCGAAATTGACGAGAACACAATTCTTAAGGATCTAGATTTGAACTACTGTTTTTATCTGGAGCCTTCTTGGCAGGAAGCTTTACTAAA GCAGATAGAGATCGATAGTAAATTTTTGGAGGAGCAGCACATAATGGATTACAGCCTCTTGTTAGGCGTTCATTATAGAGCACCCCAGCACCTACGATCTCCCATCTCGTGCAGTGGACGTACAACAGCAGAAGGATTAGGAAATGTTGCAGAAGATG AGTCTCTGGAGGATGAAATATCACCCCAGGGCCTTGTTTTAGTCCCTCGTGGTGCAGATGATAATAGTGTAGCCGTAGGACCTCATGTCAGAGGCAGCCGATTGCGAGCAGCATCCGCTACAGGTGACGAGGAAGTGGATCTCCTCCTTCCTGGGACTGCAAG ACTCCAGATTCAGCTTGGAGTGAATATGCCGGCAAGAGCAGAATATATACCCAGGAAAGATGAAGCACGGATGTTTCTCAAAGTATACGATGTTGTATTATATCTCGGGATCATTGACATATTGCAAGAATACAACCTACGTAAGAAGATAGAACATGCATACAAATCTATTCAGTTTGATTCTATGTCCATTTCTGCTGTGGAGCCAACATTTTATTCCCAGCGTTTCTTACAGTTCATCCGAAAGGTGTTTCCTGCAAAATCAGTAGTAAATTAG